Genomic DNA from Panthera leo isolate Ple1 chromosome A1, P.leo_Ple1_pat1.1, whole genome shotgun sequence:
TCAAATCAGACAATTTTCCTTTATAGGAATGATAATGGCTATTAACAGCAACACTTTGTAACTCAAAATTGTAAGAGGCCATAAAAAACCTTGAAAGTGACTATGTGCTTATATTATCTAacattttttctaagaaatatatTCCTCTagttatagaataaaataattttaaaatatcagcttTCTGATAGTTTATTGTATTTAGGACATTTTAGCTGAGGAATGTCTATTAAGTACATGGCAACTTTTCTACATGAAGTCTAAGTAGGTCTCTCAAAACTACATGGTAAATATATCCTCCTTCACTTTTAAATCAGTAAGAGGTACCAGACAGGAAAATTTCATTattcaaacttaaatgacaatgtatttcataattaaaataagtttttatatatatgtgtatgtcaGCTACTTAAATACCTGCCACCTGAATTTTTCTTGGAGTTACTAATTGTTGTCTAAAgtacttttcattttagaaacaggggcagctgggtggttcagtcagttgagcatccgacttgggctcaggtcatgatctcatggttcatgagtttgagccccacactgggctcactactctcagcacagaacccaatgtcctcctctctctggccttcccccgtttgtgcattctctctctctctctctctctcaaaaataaataaatatttaaaaataaaataaaataaaatacactgagGCACTCATGCCATAGaaactgtacattaaaaaaaaaaagagagagagaaagaaacaataagCAATAACCAAACTTGCAGTTCTGTAATGAAGTCAAACCTACCTAGTGGCTTTACGAATGTCAACATAGGGATTTGGTGAATCAAATAACCGTACACATTCAGGATCAAGATTATGAAATCCCTTTGCTGATTCCCTTGGCAGAGTAAAACAGCAAGGTCCTACTGAAGGTCCCAGTACAACAATAATGTCTTCCAAACTACAGCCGTATTCTGTGATCAGAGCATGCACTGTAGCCATAGCAACACCTAACAAAGTACCTCTCCAACCTggtaaataggaagaaaaaaaggtaagggAAGTTAAAATGTAACATTGCACCTTAATTTATATCTAACTTAAAAATGAACagtttgtgtatttttcagtccagaaacagcaaataaatcacaaaattcaTTAAGCTAAATAATCAATTAACTAAAATACTGGTTTTTAAATAAGGTATGTTATGCAAAGCACCTGacacagaaaacatatttaatgagGGGTCCCGtccactttctttaaaaatattctacagCTTCAGTTTCCACTGGGATTATATATAACTTGTTagtattctctctccttcacttttttcaaatttttttaaattgtggggaaaaatatgtaaaataaaatttaccattttaactctttttaagtGTATACTTCAGCAGTGTTAAATAcgttcatcttgcaaaactgaaactctatacccattaaataacAACTCCCCCTCACCACTTTCCCCTCGCCCTGGtacccaccattctactttgtttctatgaatttgccgACTATAGATAAGCCATGTAAGTGGAATCTTAAAAGTGTCTCTTTGtgacttattacacttagcatgatgtcctcaaacCCCTCATTCgggtgtcaggatttccttcctttttaatgctaaataatattccattgtctgtataTATCGCATtgtgtttatctattcatccatctgtGGACtcttggattgcttccacctcTTTGCCATTGTGAATCATTCTGCCACGAGTATGGGTGTGCAAGTATCTTGTCAAgatcctgcttttaattcttttggatataccCAGAAGTACTGGATACCAGGACTtctacctagaagtagaattgctggatcatatggtaattctatttaaaaatttctgaggAACCATCACATTATTTTctatagcagctgcaccattttacattcccactattcccaccaatagtacatcagggttccagtttctccacatccttaccaaaaTTTGGTATTTTCGTTTGTTTTCAATATCAGCTATCCTAAggagtgtgaggtggtatctcatcgtggttttgatttgcatttccctaattattagTGACATTAAGCATATTTCacatgcttgttggccatttgcttatcatatttggagaaatgtctagtcaagtcctttgcctatttttcctgggttgttgtttgttgttgaattataggagttctttatacattctggacaTTAATCCCTTTTCGGATATGTgaattgcaaacattttctcccattctatgggttgCCTTTTACCTGTGTTGATGCTGTTTGTAATtctgatgaaatccaatttatctatttatacTTCTGTTCCTTGTGCTTTCGGTATCACATCTATAAAGCCACTGCCTCATCCAAGTTCATAAGGATTTACACTGTTTTCTTTGATGAATTTTATAGATTTAGGtcttacatgtaggtctttaacccaatttgagttaatttttatatatgatgtgagATAAGGGTCTAATATCATTCTTTTctatgtgaatatccagttttctcagcactatttgttgaagagactatcctttccccactgtatagTCTAGGCACCTTGTTAAAAATCTTTTGACCAtatgcaagggtttatttctgggaccTCTGTTCTGCTCCATTGGTCGATATGTCtgtcttatgccagtaccatactgttttgattactgtggctttataataagttttgaaatcagagagtGTCAGACCTCTAACTTTGTTCAAGAGTGTTTCATTTTGACAGCTTTAatctttgatatttaaaaataatgtttcaaaacCTAAGAAGTaacaaataagattttttttatatccaGGAACTAAGACTCaaacattaaataacattttgatAATGGCAAATCAAAATTTGACTTCTAGTCATCCAATCCCATAACTCTAGctagatcaaaagaaaaatatgccattttcttatttatcttttgtctAAAAAGCAAAGTAGTCCTAGATTTACAAGCAGAAGGAAATCTGAAAGATCATCCCTTATTTCACATAGAGTAGTAaccaaaagataatttaaatagcattttaaaatacctttagaaaacaaaattccatAACCTTAACACAGCATCTAAAAATCCTTTGTTCTTATCTTTAGATAATAAAGGCACTAGACTATAACGTATTAAACTAAACGACTTTTTCCAAACATATCTTGCTTTTTCTTACCTCCATACCTTTTACACATGCTGTTGTACCTTCCCCTTCATGAATACCTTTCTGCAGCATGCTTAACCTTCCTATTCCCCATTGCCCGGACTTCAAGGGTTCTCAACCAGAGGCAGTACCACTCCCTTTGGAATGTTCTGAAAAGCATGAAggctttctttttgttgctgCTTTTCTTACaacaactgggggggggggggggggggggttgctacTGGCATTAAGAATTTTGGAAGCCAAGCAAACTGCAATATAAGATTATCTTgcccaaaatgttaacattttggcacCCCTGCTGAGAAACATTGGTACCTAATCAGGTCTTGCAAATTCCTCAGAAATCAGCCTGGTTACTGCTTCCTTTGGGAATTCTACTCTGATTCATATAATTTGACTTAGGTACTGCCCTCACCTACTCCTATAATAAGAGTATGCTGGTTCTACCCCTTTATACTTAATACCATGTAATTAACTGTCTTGTAATGTGCGccataaagaaattataattttgcCTATACTACAAAATTGGTAAAACCTTAAATGCTTCATTAAGGATACTTACCAGAGTGAGCAACCCCACATGCTTTTTTGACAGGATCAGCAAAAACTATTGGTATACAGTCAGCACCAAGAGCTGCTATTGTGACTCCCCTCTGATTTGTGGTGATTCCATCGTAAGATTCAGGCTCCTTCCTTCCCATAATCCAGACGTCATTGGCATGATCAGTCTAATACCAAAGAtgtgtgataaaaatattttgaaagtaggaTTTCTCATACCATAAGCTTTTCTGAAAATACTCTTTTTGTACAAAATTAAACAATCAGTTTACTATTACCAGCAAGCATTAAGTATATCACTTCTGTATGTGGTAAAATACCAAATTTACTTATCACTTAACTTTTGGTATTATAATCTCTGCATATTTTAGTCAAAGGAAAACACActttaacacttaaaaatttaatacagTACATCACAAACATCTCCTACCAGAGATGAGTAAATCTCTACTTGCAGCACTTTCCAAAGAGTATTATTTAAGGAATGAAGTTAATTACCAAATCaatgatatttttacttttcctgaTTCAAATAAACCTAGCATTCTGTAAGGAACAAGGCATCCATTGTGACCCTAGTTCCTCCTAATGttgatttagaaaataatagcCTTTTTCTCCCATCATTCTGGAATCTTCCTTCTGAATCAAAAAGGGCAGTGATACCATACCCTGAGAATTAAAAGTACTTTTGGACATGAGTAGCTTCAGGTGAAATCTATCACAGAATTGATATTTAAGCTATAGAGTACAGATCTAAGAAAAACAACCATAAGCATTATCCTAACATTTTCAGTAAAACACCAGATGCAAAAGTTAAACAGCTTGATTAAAGTCCATGAAGTCATTAGCAGAGTCAAGAATATACTTTGCATCTTctgaaacatgaaacaaaacttTACCTTTATTTGGTAAAATTTCTCCACATTAAATCCTGCGGCATTCCCCAACCTACGCAGATTTTCTTGGACAACAACCTTGGGATCCCTCCGTTTGGAACTACTGAAGAGATTGAATGAGCTAAGAGTTGGTATGTAAGATATTCCACCTGTCCTCGTAGTAAATCCATGCAAGAAAATATCTATCGAATAGAAGTagtgaagattaaaaatatgCTATACAAAGACTATAGAGCATTACCAACCCAGTCTCACAGTAAGACTTTCCCTGATCACCTCAAGCTGCATGTTTTTCTGGCTTCCAATTTCTACAGCACTGTGTACCTCCATGTATTCTTGTTATACACGATTTGTGTTTGCTCTACCTTCCCCATGGGACTATTGCTTTTCAAAGGGTATCTTCTGTCCCATTTGTCTTTGGTATTCCTCATAGCATACAGCTCACAGTAAATATCATTTAACCAAGAGTAAGATGGACTCttaaatttcattcttctgtctaAACGCCAATGAGTTAAGGTTCCAGAATTTCTAAATAGGAGATGCTTAGGGtcataaatctcattttaaaggAAGCctgggatggggcgcctgggtggcttagtcggttaagcggccaacttcggcccaggtcatgatctcgcggtccgtgagttcgagccccgtgtcgggctctgtgctgacagctcagagcctggagcctgtttcagattctgtgtctccctctctctgaccctcccccgttcatgctttgtctctctctgtctcaaaaataaataaacgctaaaaaaaaaaaaagttaaaaaaaaaataaaggaagcctGGGGGATTTGtcttaaatcacacacacaattgcacaaagcaaatttatttatttagggtgGCTCTGAAGGGACTGTCCCTTGACACTGCTGACACTACAAGGCCATTCCTGATACTCCCATGTTGCAGCTGATGCCAATGAGCTTATAAACCCTACAGTCTacaaaagagaggagggggaaaaaggtGACCAGCCTCCAAagaaagactgttttttttttcatgtatacaGTAAGAACAACACAGTGTTTAATATACCTGAGATTAATGGAGATGTGATAATGGTTAATTCTCCTTTCAGAGCTGGCAGACttctcaaatatgtttttatttcattctggatTGCTTCTTGTTCTTGATCTGTGAtcatgtttatttcttgttcttgatCTGTGATCATGATCATGGACTGTTTCACAAGACCTCCCCTCAAAGTCACCTGTAAATCTTCAAACTCAAAATTGTAAACGTTGGTGAAGAGTTGATCAATAAAAGCTTTCAGCAATGTCTTCCGGTGCTTGGGTACAATTACCTTAATGCTGCTCAAGtttttttcatcaattttttgtttaatggtaTACAAAGAGGCAGCCATACTAGGATTGCTAACAGTCTCAAACTCTCTCAAGACAGCTGATAATCCATTGCTTGCTTCCAATTCAAAGTTATGTTCCCCATCCCTTTCACAGCTGATGCTATTACAACACATTATGCAAAGAAACTTGGCCTTGGCAGCATGATGGTATCGGACAGCATTCAGTGTCTTCAGTAATACCTGGTGACTGTTTTTCTGAGAGTTAAATTTCAAACCAAAGAAATCAATCAACACTGCTTCTGCCATCCTTCAGTAGGGTACGCAGCCCTTCAAACACTTCTGTGCCTCCTAAGAAATTacctataaagaaaaattagccTAAGAATGCAAAATTATATCACCTTCTTAGGGTTACAACAGAAATTTGTGcctacatcaaaaaaaaaaaaaaaaaaaaaggttcacggatctaaaaatgtagtaaaatagtAAATCTAGACTTCTCCCATTAAAGCCAGTCCACTATCTGTCCTACGTGAACCATGAGAGGAGAAccatcttttaatttgttttgtgaaAGTATCTGTACATCTTTTCAGCAGGACTACagttcctctgtgtgtgtgtgtgtgtgtttgcacacagCAAGTTTTAAGTAGGGAATTACTTGTTGACTTAGACgaagtcttgttttttaattacaggGTGTCAGTTTATGTTATATACATCATTAATCTTGATGTGACTGGCATATTACGTCACACCTCTTCATGACACATTGGGGCCTTAAATTCAACAGACTAAAATGGAGCTGCACTAAAATTCACGCTTTTAAGGGGATAAAAGCTGAGACGATCCAGGATTTACAAAGCACTCCAAGTAGGGCAATGGGCACAAAGACTACCACGATTTGGATCAGACGCGCTGCCTACCCTCTTGCTTACTCAgggcccaggccccgcccagaGTGGATCTtcacccctccagccccagcactcccaccccagggccttcgCTTTCTCTTCAGGGGCCGCTCCCAACCTCCACTCCATACCGTACTGGGCTCCCGCTGAAGTTCACCTCTCCAGTTTTGAAAAACATTGAGAGAA
This window encodes:
- the LACC1 gene encoding purine nucleoside phosphorylase LACC1; amino-acid sequence: MAEAVLIDFFGLKFNSQKNSHQVLLKTLNAVRYHHAAKAKFLCIMCCNSISCERDGEHNFELEASNGLSAVLREFETVSNPSMAASLYTIKQKIDEKNLSSIKVIVPKHRKTLLKAFIDQLFTNVYNFEFEDLQVTLRGGLVKQSMIMITDQEQEINMITDQEQEAIQNEIKTYLRSLPALKGELTIITSPLISDIFLHGFTTRTGGISYIPTLSSFNLFSSSKRRDPKVVVQENLRRLGNAAGFNVEKFYQIKTDHANDVWIMGRKEPESYDGITTNQRGVTIAALGADCIPIVFADPVKKACGVAHSGWRGTLLGVAMATVHALITEYGCSLEDIIVVLGPSVGPCCFTLPRESAKGFHNLDPECVRLFDSPNPYVDIRKATRILLERGGILPQNIQDLNQDLNICTSCHPDKFFFPRPRWP